AGCAACCGAACAcacaacatttagctggaaaccactaactcccaaaacaccagaggcggcgggaatggagcggtttcgtgggggtatcgggaggatACAGTTGGATGTTTCGCGtgacccgtcccaaggggggtgctacccccacaaggctgggtgcaaaaccgtcagggtttttttctttttaattttaaaaggtggtcttgctttgggggctgcagAGAGCGACAAACCGTCCCCCAGTCTTTATGGGGGgacggggctgggtggccgatgtCCCCTCCCATTGATTGAGGCAAGgtaggaattgcccgaaggcttcctcgtgactttttgcctcctggaacctggtgataactatattcatagcgtcaccaaataagccaaggcgaaaccggggcatcgagaaggaaagttttgtccttgtctctgatgcccgataggttaagccataagtgtctcccagtgctgactaaagcagatatagaccggccaatggtgcgggccgtctgcttggtcatgCAGAGAGACAGATCTCTGGCTAGacaaagctcagagaaagcctcttcatcaAACTTGgtgcccacactcaggtccttcaacagattagcctagtgcGTAGTCTAACTATAGTTTGGCCacagcctgagtaaccaccttgagtaattccttagctgctttattattgtgcatggaatgtacagaggttcagcatccccctcgtgaaccgaacaGGTGCTAAGGCgcacttcaggcttacgagaagtatcagctggatctggggagagagcgagcaatagggacggacctgtctatctctcctcagccagatctatgagAGAGCCCCACAaagaaagagtgggcgctggctcttgggagTAAGCCAGAAGAGtttgaagcattttgactgtaaacagatcgcaatgcctgcactcaccctgtcgcaacacaagagcagcatgctcttcccccaaacagacaaaaaaaaactggtgtgtgtccatttcacccatagagcataaacatgagaacacacaccgcttgctttgtttatctgttattctttttcttctttttttttttttttaaagaaaagacaaagagaaaggtttctgcgcactgcctaacaattctaactcctaacagaggatagtagaaagtttctgacaggctaatgaagcacacacacacagagtgatctgaagacaaaagatctgatctatatatagccctgctacaggtgcatccaatgatgtcaccggcagaggctataaaatccggtcaatgttcactgacgtgttgcacacatattcccagctggtcacacctaaagttgttcccaaagcgctaactaagcgcagcatcataagtgtagctttttggaAGGAAATGTTAGAGACAGACACATTTGATAGTATGCAGAGTAAGTATTTACACATGTTGACACATGATCGCAACACCCAGTATGTTTTGATTTTTGCTACTaatgtaatgttttaataaaCCCCAGTTGTTCAACAAAACTTGGAATCTGTTGTCATGAGTGGATCAAGTCATAAGTGACCAATCACATGCCAGATCTTTTATTTGTGATTCTGTTTAAATCATAAgtaaaaacaattcacaaggtgaaATTTGTTTAGGTGTCTTAATGCCTTCCTGAACATATGTCCTACaaatacactaccattcaaaggtttggggtcacttgcctgaaatgtttctcatgatcttaaaaaccttttgatctaaaggcatatgcttaaatgtttgaaattagttttgtagacaaaaatataattgtgccaacatattaatttatttaattacaatacaaaaatgttattaaattatttatttttttaaatggatgacttggaccgaataattaagaaaagcagccactaagtgcccaacatatagatgggaactccttcaatactgtttaaaaagcatcccagggtgatacctcaagaagttgattgAGCAAATTCCAAACGtatatttctgcaaaatctagacaAAGTGttgctactttgaagatgctaaaatataaaatagttttgatttattttggattttgttagtCACAACACAATTTGCATATTTCAATTTCTATTATTTCaaagttgtgatgactttactattattctaaaatgtgaaaaataaataaaaaataaagaatgagtaagtgaccctaaacttttgaaaagtagtgtatatattttttctctctcaagattttttgaagaattttacAGTGCGGTTCATGGCTTCCGTAATCTCATGAGGAGTTTTCGGAGGATTACTCTTGAAAATACTAGTGGTAACAATGATTTTCATGACACACTGTTTTGCATTGTagagaaattattttattgaaacagTACAACACTAGTACATAGAATCCATGATACGTCTCATGCTCATGAATCTCATGCCACCCATGTTGTTGAAGCTCCTGTACTCTCCAGGCCTGAAGTACTGCATCCTGCCTTTGTAGTGGGGCTGCTCATACATGAGCCAGTGACCTTCCATCACATGGCAAGAATTGCAGTGAGACATGCGGTAACGGTCCATCATGTTGTCACAGTCATCCATCATCTCGTGCATCTGGCCCATGAAGTTCTCCCTCTCGTAGATCCTCATTCTGTAGGATCCCCTGTGCTGTATTGGGAGAGAAGTCCATTATATTTAAGTCAGTTAGGAACAATGTCAAACATAAATGTAGAGCAATATAGTTCTGCCTCTCATCCAATATCATCAGTCTGTGAGAGCACATATTAACTGTCAATCCTCTGGGCTTTTTtaactaaaagaaaaaaatatatagactaTGTTGCCAAATGATAATAAATGGAATATTCCTTGAAGAGAGCTGCCTCAAGAGACTTGATAACAAATACTTCAAAATGTACATGGAACTCACCATGGAGATCATACGGCAGGACCTGATGCAGTTGCTCATTCCAAACATGGACATGTAATCAGCATACTCGCCCTTCCTGAAGAAATACTGATTTCCCATGTAGTTGGGATTATCATACATCATGAAACAGCCGCTCTCCACTCTGCAGGAGTGACAGCGGCTCATGTAGGAGGACATGTCAGCACAGTCGTTCATACACTCATATGAGCGACCCTGGAAGTTTCTGTCCTCATAGAAGATGACCTGAAATTAAATAACACATAGAAAATCAACTTCAATTGATTGAAATTGTGTGAAAAAGGGAGCTGGAACCAATATTACCTTGCCCATCATGGTTGCGCTAGCTGATCCTCAGGAGTTCCAAAAAGGAGAAGCTGAAGCTGATTCTGCTTGTTGACTGACTGCTGTCACTCGTACCTTTATACTAGACCAAGACTAAAGACTACACAGTGACTATTGTTAGTCAATTCCTGACTGTGCGTGTTGGAATAGAGGCCTTTCTAGCTAAAGCTTTGAATCTAGATCTTAGTAATCACATTTGTCAGGGTtctatattttctaaataaagcattttaaatgCTGCCATAAAACACCACAGAAAttctaaaaagtaaaaaatatatatatatattgagactGTTTACACTCATTTCAGTCTCTAAGAGAGGGAGGACACTCATCAAATCTGATCAGTACACATACTGTTATTTGCTTTGTTATTTGATATATTGTgttatttgttttcacatgtcTTTTGGTTTAGTTCTTATAGTCCTCTTAATTTGAGGTTCTTACACCATGTTCTAGTTTTGATTGTTCCGGGTTTTATTCCTATTGTTTCAAAGTTCCTCCTGTTTAATCATTAAcccttgtgtttatttatgttCCGTTTGTCCTGGGCTTGCAATTGGAGAGTTGTCTGACTTAATGTCTTGGTTCTCTTTTGACATCCATTTCTGGATTTCATATTTAATTACATCATGGAAGTCCATAAAGATTACAATTCAGTGAGTTGCCTTTAAGTTTGTATCCTAGTCTCTGTCCATCCTCTGAAGGGGCATTCTCTGTGATCAGGGTCAATGGGCA
The Xyrauchen texanus isolate HMW12.3.18 chromosome 14, RBS_HiC_50CHRs, whole genome shotgun sequence genome window above contains:
- the LOC127654892 gene encoding gamma-crystallin M2-like isoform X6 — translated: MMGKVIFYEDRNFQGRSYECMNDCADMSSYMSRCHSCRVESGCFMMYDNPNYMGNQYFFRKGEYADYMSMFGMSNCIRSCRMISMHRGSYRMRIYERENFMGQMHEMMDDCDNMMDRYRMSHCNSCHVMEGHWLMYEQPHYKGRMQYFRPGEYRSFNNMGGMRFMSMRRIMDSMY
- the LOC127654892 gene encoding gamma-crystallin M2-like isoform X3; protein product: MMGKVIFYEDRNFQGRSYECMNDCADMSSYMSRCHSCRVESGCFMMYDNPNYMGNQYFFRKGEYADYMSMFGMSNCIRSCRMISMHRGSYRMRIYERENFMGQMHEMMDDCDNMMDRYRMSHCNSCHVMEGHWLMYEQPHYRGRMQYFRPGEYRSFSNMGGMRFMSMRRIMDSMY